In one Janibacter cremeus genomic region, the following are encoded:
- a CDS encoding threonine aldolase family protein, which translates to MTIQHETESTTTGGDAPFAPLHDPGERGFASDNYAGVHPEVLAAIVAANGGHQVAYGEDVYTARLTEVLSDVFARPVEVFPVFNGTGANVLALQAATPRWASVLTTSSAHIHADEAAAPERVGGLKVNVIDTPDGKLTPELIEAYPARQGDEHFAQIGVVSITNSTEVGTVYSPEEIRAIADLVHARGWVLHLDGSRLVNAAAALGTGLAQLTSEAGVDILSLGGTKGGAMIAEAVVVLSPERVAGLTYLRKQSMQLASKMRFVSAQLLALFEGDLWRRNAEHANAMARRLSEAVADIDGVRLVTRVEANAVFPILPRLASERLMERFRFYFWDETTGQVRWMCAWDTTESDVDAFAQAVREELAPPR; encoded by the coding sequence GTGACCATCCAGCACGAGACCGAGAGCACGACGACCGGCGGGGACGCCCCCTTCGCCCCGCTCCACGACCCGGGCGAGCGCGGCTTCGCCAGCGACAACTACGCCGGGGTGCACCCGGAGGTGCTCGCGGCCATCGTCGCCGCCAACGGCGGCCACCAGGTCGCCTACGGCGAGGACGTGTACACCGCGCGCCTGACCGAGGTGCTCTCCGACGTCTTCGCCCGCCCGGTCGAGGTCTTCCCGGTCTTCAACGGCACGGGCGCCAACGTCCTCGCCCTGCAGGCGGCGACGCCGCGCTGGGCCTCGGTCCTGACGACGAGCAGCGCGCACATCCACGCCGACGAGGCCGCGGCCCCGGAGCGGGTCGGCGGGCTGAAGGTCAACGTCATCGACACGCCCGACGGCAAGCTCACCCCGGAGCTCATCGAGGCCTACCCGGCCCGGCAGGGGGACGAGCACTTCGCGCAGATCGGGGTCGTGTCGATCACCAACTCCACCGAGGTCGGCACGGTCTACTCGCCCGAGGAGATCCGTGCCATCGCCGACCTCGTCCACGCCCGCGGCTGGGTGCTGCACCTCGACGGGTCACGCCTGGTCAACGCCGCCGCCGCGCTCGGGACGGGGCTGGCGCAGCTGACGAGCGAGGCGGGCGTCGACATCCTCTCCCTCGGCGGCACCAAGGGCGGGGCGATGATCGCCGAGGCCGTCGTCGTCCTCTCCCCCGAGCGCGTCGCCGGCCTGACCTACCTGCGGAAGCAGTCGATGCAGCTGGCCAGCAAGATGCGTTTCGTCTCGGCACAGCTGCTCGCCCTCTTCGAGGGGGACCTGTGGCGCCGCAACGCCGAGCACGCCAACGCCATGGCCCGCCGCCTGTCCGAGGCGGTCGCCGACATCGACGGGGTGCGGCTGGTGACGAGGGTGGAGGCCAACGCGGTCTTCCCGATCCTCCCGCGCCTGGCGAGCGAGCGGCTGATGGAGCGCTTCCGCTTCTACTTCTGGGACGAGACGACCGGCCAGGTGCGCTGGATGTGCGCCTGGGACACCACCGAGTCCGACGTGGACGCCTTCGCACAGGCCGTCCGTGAGGAGCTCGCCCCACCGCGGTGA
- a CDS encoding DUF6421 family protein, giving the protein MTPFARVLVDQVHSSAWSLDADRAAEMNPANPGDASLARSAALLRERGTRVDAHTEGRLTPTALEGVDVLVIPHLAAEASERVTGGLPPVLDQSEIDAVVDHVAAGGGLVVLAECDQDTHGNNLDELLAPFGVGIVSTLVHESPDGGRRQHGNATWVRPETAQSPGQGVLAGIADLCFYRSGTLDVSGADGADVLARTSGTAHPSGAPLAVTLEHGRGRVVVLADSDLVGDDSIGELDHEEFWINLVTWAGNGGFEGSAPGGLSASTTVTSEAWLALKAAVEELRTMQAGDGSLTPGADRERATGLVTQMIARVEELAPRFPHDAEYLAALPTDLRRWVDDGFGVPDFLDSLMAFRPEQHRVDGAEHLVLFPMYTQNGNPDRVFEALLISVFWPDWLADVEATFDNPMFLSVQFLDHTPGYDTNSAVLFPETVSVREVPTFSWGAIFSDREAARFRRITEAAAETLSLDLPPEGERLVASQEMAQSVFAMWDLMHDRTHSHGDLPFDPFMIKQRMPYWMYALEELRCDLNTFRQCVDLAQEGHPFARAVQLAVVFDRGFRFPVTGDRHRNYDGLGGQLLFAWLHKHDALRWTDNRLSFDWRRVPETVVALSDAIEALYRDGIDRSKVGHWLAAHEFISEYVAPHPASVWAKGAAGLPLDGPRKGLNDAVLPDEFPLNVFFEALRKKLGPVIDSTRGITGASDVGEGDPVGAADVRMSA; this is encoded by the coding sequence ATGACCCCCTTCGCCCGTGTCCTCGTCGACCAGGTGCACTCCAGCGCGTGGTCGCTCGACGCCGACCGTGCCGCGGAGATGAATCCCGCCAACCCGGGGGACGCCAGCCTCGCCCGCTCCGCCGCCCTGCTGCGCGAGCGCGGCACCCGCGTCGACGCGCACACCGAGGGCCGGCTGACCCCCACGGCCCTCGAGGGCGTCGACGTCCTCGTCATCCCGCACCTCGCCGCCGAGGCGAGCGAGCGGGTGACCGGCGGACTTCCCCCGGTCCTCGACCAGTCCGAGATCGACGCCGTCGTCGACCACGTGGCGGCGGGGGGCGGCCTGGTCGTCCTCGCCGAGTGCGACCAGGACACCCACGGCAACAACCTGGACGAGCTGCTCGCCCCCTTCGGCGTGGGGATCGTCTCCACCCTCGTGCACGAGTCCCCCGACGGCGGCCGACGCCAGCACGGCAACGCCACCTGGGTGCGCCCGGAGACCGCGCAGAGCCCCGGCCAGGGCGTCCTCGCGGGCATCGCCGACCTGTGCTTCTACCGCTCCGGGACCCTCGACGTGTCCGGCGCCGACGGCGCCGACGTCCTGGCCCGCACCTCGGGGACCGCGCACCCGTCCGGTGCGCCCCTCGCGGTGACTTTGGAGCACGGCCGGGGACGCGTCGTCGTCCTGGCCGACTCCGACCTCGTCGGCGACGACTCGATCGGCGAGCTCGACCACGAGGAGTTCTGGATCAACCTCGTCACGTGGGCGGGCAATGGTGGTTTCGAGGGTTCGGCCCCGGGGGGCCTCTCCGCCTCGACCACCGTGACGTCGGAGGCCTGGCTGGCCCTCAAGGCGGCCGTCGAGGAGCTGCGCACGATGCAGGCCGGTGACGGCTCGCTGACGCCGGGGGCCGACCGCGAGCGCGCCACCGGGCTCGTGACGCAGATGATCGCCCGGGTCGAGGAGCTCGCCCCGCGCTTCCCGCACGACGCCGAGTACCTCGCCGCCCTGCCGACCGACCTGCGCCGCTGGGTCGACGACGGCTTCGGCGTGCCGGACTTCCTGGACAGCCTCATGGCCTTCCGTCCCGAGCAGCACCGTGTCGACGGGGCCGAGCACCTGGTCCTCTTCCCGATGTACACGCAGAACGGCAACCCCGACCGCGTCTTCGAGGCCCTGCTGATCAGCGTCTTCTGGCCGGACTGGCTCGCCGACGTCGAGGCCACCTTCGACAACCCGATGTTCCTCTCGGTGCAGTTCCTCGACCACACCCCCGGCTACGACACGAACTCCGCCGTGCTCTTCCCCGAGACGGTCTCCGTGCGGGAGGTGCCGACCTTCAGCTGGGGGGCGATCTTCTCCGACCGCGAGGCCGCGCGCTTCCGCCGGATCACCGAGGCGGCCGCCGAGACCCTCTCCCTCGACCTGCCGCCGGAGGGCGAGCGGCTCGTCGCCTCGCAGGAGATGGCCCAGTCGGTCTTCGCCATGTGGGACCTCATGCACGACCGCACCCACAGCCACGGCGACCTGCCCTTCGACCCCTTCATGATCAAGCAGCGGATGCCGTACTGGATGTACGCGCTCGAGGAGCTGCGCTGCGACCTCAACACCTTCCGCCAGTGCGTCGACCTCGCGCAGGAGGGACACCCCTTCGCCCGGGCCGTGCAGCTGGCGGTCGTCTTCGACCGCGGCTTCCGCTTCCCCGTGACCGGTGACCGCCACCGCAACTACGACGGCCTGGGCGGCCAGCTGCTCTTCGCGTGGCTGCACAAGCACGACGCGCTGCGCTGGACGGACAACCGCCTCTCCTTCGACTGGCGGCGGGTGCCGGAGACCGTGGTCGCCCTGTCGGACGCGATCGAGGCGCTCTACCGCGACGGGATCGACCGGTCCAAGGTCGGCCACTGGTTGGCGGCCCACGAGTTCATCTCCGAGTACGTCGCGCCGCACCCGGCCTCCGTCTGGGCGAAGGGGGCGGCGGGCCTGCCGCTCGACGGTCCCCGCAAGGGCCTCAACGACGCCGTGCTGCCGGACGAGTTCCCGCTCAACGTCTTCTTCGAGGCGCTGCGCAAGAAGCTCGGCCCGGTCATCGACTCCACGCGCGGGATCACCGGAGCGAGCGACGTCGGGGAGGGCGACCCCGTGGGCGCCGCGGATGTCAGGATGTCGGCGTGA
- a CDS encoding hemolysin family protein gives MITTIITLLLGIVVLLAVIAANGYFVAQEFAYMSVDRTRLAAQAKAGDAAAERALKVTRRTSFMLSGAQLGITVSGLLVGELAEPMVGEALGALLGVAGVPAAVSIGIGTTLVLVLATVVQMIFGELYPKNLAIAAPEPLARRLARSTVIYLNLFGWLITLFDHAANALLRLLRIEPVHDLDTSVTAEELKRAVAESRESGDLPPELSLLIDRVLDFPDQDVEHAMVPRAGVDVVSTDTTVERLRDLMSQAHTRYPVIDGEGDPVGVVALGDVLHAGGAGTAADLMGEPLVVPSLMRLPEALAQLVASRNQLACVVDEYGGFAGVLTVEDLAEELVGEITDEHDEEPAPTVVTEADGVWRMAGDVHLDEVARLLGHDLPEGDYETLAGLLIAHEGTLVEVGKSVRVPLPDDPGDLASEHPAHRALALEVLDVSRHVPSDLRVHLVEDVPDGSDPSPEPATEEER, from the coding sequence ATGATCACCACGATCATCACCCTGCTCCTCGGGATCGTCGTCCTGCTGGCGGTCATCGCCGCGAACGGCTACTTCGTGGCCCAGGAGTTCGCCTACATGTCCGTGGACCGGACCCGCCTGGCCGCACAGGCGAAGGCCGGTGATGCGGCGGCGGAACGCGCCCTCAAGGTCACCCGGCGCACCTCCTTCATGCTCTCCGGGGCGCAGCTGGGCATCACCGTCTCGGGCCTGCTCGTCGGTGAGCTCGCCGAGCCCATGGTCGGCGAGGCCCTCGGTGCGCTGCTCGGGGTGGCGGGGGTGCCGGCGGCCGTGAGCATCGGCATCGGCACCACGCTCGTGCTCGTCCTGGCGACCGTCGTGCAGATGATCTTCGGCGAGCTCTACCCGAAGAACCTCGCGATCGCCGCGCCCGAGCCGCTGGCCCGTCGACTGGCCCGCTCCACGGTGATCTACCTCAACCTATTCGGCTGGCTCATCACCCTCTTCGACCACGCCGCGAACGCCCTGCTGCGGCTGCTGCGCATCGAGCCCGTCCACGACCTCGACACCAGCGTGACCGCAGAGGAGCTCAAGCGGGCCGTGGCCGAGTCCCGTGAGTCGGGTGACCTGCCGCCGGAGCTGTCCCTGCTCATCGACCGGGTGCTGGATTTCCCCGACCAGGACGTCGAGCACGCGATGGTCCCGCGCGCGGGGGTGGACGTGGTGTCCACGGACACCACGGTGGAGCGGCTGCGGGACCTGATGTCGCAGGCGCACACCCGGTACCCCGTCATCGACGGAGAGGGCGACCCGGTGGGCGTCGTCGCGCTCGGCGACGTCCTGCATGCCGGGGGTGCCGGGACCGCTGCGGACCTCATGGGCGAGCCGCTGGTCGTACCGTCCCTGATGCGGCTGCCGGAGGCGCTCGCCCAGCTCGTGGCCAGCCGCAACCAGCTCGCCTGCGTCGTCGACGAGTACGGCGGCTTCGCGGGCGTCCTCACGGTCGAGGACCTCGCCGAGGAGCTCGTCGGCGAGATCACCGACGAGCACGACGAGGAGCCCGCACCGACCGTGGTCACCGAGGCCGACGGTGTCTGGCGGATGGCCGGCGACGTGCACCTGGACGAGGTCGCCCGCCTCCTGGGCCACGACCTGCCGGAGGGCGACTACGAGACGCTGGCCGGCCTGCTCATCGCCCACGAGGGCACCCTCGTCGAGGTCGGGAAGAGCGTCCGGGTCCCGTTGCCCGACGACCCCGGCGACCTCGCCTCCGAGCACCCCGCGCACCGTGCACTCGCACTCGAGGTGCTCGATGTCTCACGACACGTGCCGAGCGACCTGCGGGTGCACCTCGTCGAGGACGTCCCGGACGGGTCGGACCCGTCCCCGGAGCCCGCCACGGAGGAGGAGCGATGA
- a CDS encoding CNNM domain-containing protein: MNPVTVVLVTVALLVLSGFFVVIEFALMGARRHTLEAEAATSRSARAALRGIHELTIMLAVAQLGITACTFALGAVTKPAVDDWLGPLLTGVGVPGWLAGSTSFALALLVVTFLHLVVGEMAPKSWAIAHPELAAKMVSPPARGLAWLFRPLLVWINDMANRLVSASGVTPADRAAVGGQDVDTIRQLVDHSASVGALEAGFRTQISQVLDLERIVVADLVPTDSPTAVPAGATVADVQRAAAESGHMRILVGDRAVPPRQVHVRDTLREPGDRPVADLTREAMTFDAQTPAHEALHRMRSASEQLSVVVRDGRFVGVVSIADILRRVLPGQEDRTG; encoded by the coding sequence ATGAACCCGGTCACGGTCGTCCTCGTCACGGTCGCGCTGCTGGTCCTCAGCGGCTTCTTCGTCGTCATCGAGTTCGCCCTCATGGGTGCCCGACGGCACACCCTCGAGGCAGAGGCGGCGACGAGCCGCTCCGCGCGGGCCGCGCTGCGCGGCATCCACGAGCTGACGATCATGCTCGCAGTCGCCCAGCTCGGGATCACCGCGTGCACCTTCGCCCTCGGCGCGGTGACCAAGCCGGCGGTCGACGACTGGCTGGGACCGCTCCTCACCGGGGTCGGTGTCCCCGGGTGGCTGGCCGGGAGCACGTCCTTCGCCCTGGCCCTGCTGGTGGTCACCTTCCTCCACCTCGTCGTGGGGGAGATGGCGCCGAAGTCGTGGGCCATCGCCCATCCGGAACTGGCGGCCAAGATGGTCAGCCCCCCTGCCCGCGGCCTCGCGTGGCTCTTCCGCCCGCTGCTGGTGTGGATCAACGACATGGCCAACCGGCTCGTCTCAGCAAGCGGGGTCACGCCCGCGGACCGCGCCGCCGTCGGGGGCCAGGACGTCGACACCATCCGCCAGCTCGTCGACCACTCCGCGTCCGTGGGCGCGCTCGAGGCCGGCTTCCGGACCCAGATCTCGCAGGTGCTCGACCTCGAGCGGATCGTCGTCGCCGACCTGGTGCCGACTGACTCTCCCACCGCGGTCCCCGCCGGGGCCACCGTCGCGGACGTCCAGCGCGCCGCTGCGGAGTCGGGTCACATGCGCATCCTCGTCGGTGACCGGGCGGTCCCTCCGCGCCAGGTCCACGTGCGCGACACGCTGCGCGAGCCGGGGGACCGTCCGGTGGCGGACCTCACCCGCGAGGCGATGACCTTCGACGCGCAGACGCCGGCCCACGAGGCACTCCACCGGATGCGCTCGGCCAGCGAGCAGCTGTCGGTCGTCGTGCGGGACGGGCGGTTCGTCGGGGTCGTGAGCATCGCCGACATCCTGCGCCGGGTGCTGCCGGGCCAGGAGGACCGCACGGGCTGA
- a CDS encoding NAD-dependent succinate-semialdehyde dehydrogenase — MAPVTQKSALEFAPTDLLVGGRWRQAEQGGTFAVHDPATGQVLAEVADATVADGRAALDAAVAAQADWAATDPRERSEILRRAFDLLTERADTFAMLMTLEMGKALAESRGEVTYGAEFFRWFAEEAVRIHGRYAAAPSGGTRLLTMQQPVGPVFAITPWNFPLAMGTRKIGPALAAGCTVVIKPAAETPLTTLALARVLEEAGLPPGVLNVVTTSRSGEVSEPIIRDPRLRKLTFTGSTPVGQTLVRQSSEQLLRTSMELGGNAPFLVFDDADLDRAVDGAMLAKMRNIGEACTAANRFLVHESVAQEFASRLAERMGSLTVGKGTTKGVDVGPLITEKARAKVVDLVEDAVEGGASVLTGGEVPSGKGWFYPPTVLTDVPTSARLLSEEIFGPVAPITTFRTEEEAVRLANSTEYGLVAYVFTEQTARTIRVAEALEFGMVGVNQGVVSNPAAPFGGVKHSGFGREGGFEGIEEYLETKYVGLAL; from the coding sequence ATGGCACCCGTGACGCAGAAGTCAGCACTCGAGTTCGCCCCCACCGACCTGCTCGTCGGCGGGCGGTGGCGGCAGGCGGAGCAGGGTGGCACCTTCGCCGTCCACGACCCGGCGACGGGTCAGGTCCTGGCCGAGGTGGCCGACGCCACGGTCGCCGACGGGCGGGCCGCCCTCGATGCGGCCGTCGCCGCCCAGGCCGACTGGGCCGCCACCGATCCGCGCGAGCGCTCCGAGATCCTGCGGCGCGCCTTCGACCTGCTCACCGAGCGGGCCGACACCTTCGCGATGCTCATGACCCTCGAGATGGGCAAGGCCCTGGCCGAGTCCCGTGGCGAGGTCACCTACGGCGCGGAGTTCTTCCGTTGGTTCGCCGAGGAGGCGGTGCGCATCCACGGCCGCTACGCGGCCGCTCCCTCAGGCGGCACGCGCCTGCTGACGATGCAGCAGCCGGTCGGTCCCGTCTTCGCCATCACCCCGTGGAACTTCCCGCTGGCGATGGGGACGCGCAAGATCGGGCCGGCGCTCGCCGCCGGGTGCACGGTCGTCATCAAGCCCGCTGCCGAGACACCGCTGACGACGCTCGCGCTGGCGAGGGTGCTCGAGGAGGCCGGACTGCCGCCCGGCGTCCTCAACGTCGTCACCACGAGCCGCTCCGGCGAGGTCAGCGAGCCGATCATCCGCGACCCGCGCCTGCGCAAGCTGACCTTCACCGGCTCCACGCCGGTGGGCCAGACGCTGGTGCGGCAGTCCTCCGAGCAGCTGCTGCGCACGTCGATGGAGCTGGGGGGCAATGCCCCCTTCCTCGTCTTCGACGACGCCGACCTCGACCGCGCCGTGGACGGCGCGATGCTGGCCAAGATGCGCAACATCGGCGAGGCCTGCACCGCGGCCAACCGCTTCCTCGTCCACGAGTCGGTGGCGCAGGAGTTCGCCTCCCGGCTGGCCGAGCGGATGGGCAGCCTGACCGTCGGCAAGGGCACGACGAAGGGGGTCGACGTCGGCCCCCTCATCACCGAGAAGGCGCGCGCCAAGGTCGTCGACCTCGTCGAGGACGCCGTCGAGGGCGGCGCGAGCGTCCTCACCGGCGGTGAGGTCCCGAGCGGCAAGGGGTGGTTCTACCCGCCCACGGTCCTCACCGACGTGCCGACGAGCGCGCGCTTGCTCAGCGAGGAGATCTTCGGCCCGGTCGCCCCGATCACGACCTTCCGCACCGAGGAGGAGGCCGTCCGCCTGGCCAACTCCACCGAGTACGGCCTCGTCGCCTATGTCTTCACCGAGCAGACGGCGCGCACGATACGGGTCGCCGAGGCGCTCGAGTTCGGCATGGTCGGCGTCAACCAGGGCGTCGTGTCCAACCCCGCGGCCCCCTTCGGCGGGGTGAAGCACTCCGGCTTCGGCCGAGAGGGCGGCTTCGAGGGGATCGAGGAGTACCTCGAGACCAAGTACGTCGGACTGGCGTTGTGA
- a CDS encoding ribonuclease domain-containing protein, which produces MSRRWRLRIRLAGAVLVVVAASWIMLNGGDPRELKVPGSPADRSSTSAPRDSSTPDSGLGTIPESQLPPQGRETLGLIHDGGPFPYDRDGITFDNREGILPQQQSGYYDEYTVPTPGLDHRGARRIVCGEAMDCYYTDDHYASFAQIEEGQ; this is translated from the coding sequence ATGAGCAGACGATGGCGCCTGCGGATCCGACTCGCCGGGGCCGTCCTCGTGGTGGTCGCGGCGAGCTGGATCATGCTCAACGGCGGCGACCCCCGAGAGCTGAAGGTCCCCGGGTCGCCCGCGGACCGGTCGAGCACCTCGGCACCCCGGGACTCCTCGACGCCCGACTCGGGGCTCGGGACGATCCCGGAGTCGCAGCTGCCGCCGCAGGGGCGGGAGACCCTGGGGCTGATCCACGACGGCGGCCCCTTCCCGTACGACCGCGACGGGATCACCTTCGACAACCGCGAGGGCATCCTGCCGCAGCAGCAGAGCGGCTACTACGACGAGTACACGGTGCCGACCCCCGGTCTGGACCACCGTGGCGCCAGACGCATCGTCTGTGGTGAGGCCATGGACTGCTACTACACCGACGACCACTACGCGAGCTTCGCGCAGATCGAGGAGGGCCAGTGA
- a CDS encoding barstar family protein: protein MIHIEAAGVDGLLARAAAGTDHVHVVDGGTDRTAIYDHFVEALALPEHFGRNLDALMDSLRDVADRHDAPWTLVWRPGRAVPGTGGLDAGTDEGVLDVLASLEREYPDLSVVIADR, encoded by the coding sequence GTGATCCACATCGAGGCGGCGGGGGTCGACGGGCTGCTCGCCCGGGCCGCAGCCGGCACCGACCACGTCCACGTCGTCGACGGTGGCACCGACCGCACCGCGATCTACGACCACTTCGTCGAGGCCCTCGCGCTGCCGGAGCACTTCGGGCGCAACCTCGACGCGCTCATGGACTCCCTCCGTGACGTCGCCGACCGGCACGACGCGCCGTGGACGCTCGTGTGGCGCCCGGGGCGGGCCGTGCCCGGGACCGGGGGGCTCGACGCCGGCACCGACGAGGGGGTCCTCGACGTGCTCGCCTCGCTGGAGCGGGAGTACCCGGATCTCAGCGTCGTCATCGCCGACCGGTGA
- a CDS encoding GAF domain-containing protein, with protein sequence MAARITGAVAPGADLDRHAHALLAVHDAVMSGDTPPSAPRPLVSRSWSRVLEAGLDPSRPADRAPLPREQIEQRRRTSPLTRVVREVLTALTAVADASHFIVVVTDADGVILWRRGSSGVLRGADRLGFQCGARWTEAVVGTNAIGTALAERAPVQLFAAEHFEEGQHPWYCTATPVHDPRTGALLGVIDVSGPALTMHPAVTALVETTTALAEMRLREHHAESLRRLRRSAEHLVATSSAPVLVVDDDGWVAHGSGVPVRDRIPVPQEGRLIAVPGLGLCLPERLPEGWLVRPPAAAATGLEARLRTVAGSDVLDLVAAGDDRGWSTTLTPRHAQILRVLAGVGASGCSAAQLSRALFEDEEHKVTVRAEVSRLRRVVGGLVTTGPYRIADDVHLVLDPWAGPLTGRR encoded by the coding sequence ATGGCTGCCCGGATCACGGGTGCGGTCGCCCCGGGGGCCGACCTCGACCGGCACGCCCACGCCCTCCTGGCCGTGCACGACGCGGTCATGTCCGGTGACACGCCACCCTCGGCCCCGCGGCCCCTCGTCTCCCGCTCCTGGAGCAGGGTGCTGGAGGCCGGACTGGACCCGTCCCGCCCGGCCGACCGCGCGCCGCTCCCCAGGGAGCAGATCGAGCAGCGGCGGAGGACCTCACCCCTCACCCGCGTCGTGCGCGAGGTGCTCACCGCGCTCACGGCGGTGGCCGACGCCTCCCACTTCATCGTCGTCGTCACCGACGCGGACGGCGTCATCCTGTGGCGGCGGGGCTCTTCGGGCGTGCTCCGGGGCGCCGACCGGCTCGGCTTCCAGTGCGGAGCGCGGTGGACCGAGGCGGTCGTGGGTACCAACGCGATCGGGACTGCACTCGCCGAGCGTGCCCCGGTCCAGCTCTTCGCCGCGGAGCACTTCGAGGAGGGCCAGCACCCCTGGTACTGCACCGCGACGCCGGTCCATGACCCCCGGACGGGCGCCCTGCTCGGCGTCATCGACGTCAGCGGCCCCGCCCTGACCATGCACCCGGCGGTGACGGCCCTCGTCGAGACGACGACCGCGCTCGCCGAGATGCGGCTGCGAGAGCACCACGCGGAGTCGCTGCGACGGTTGCGCCGGTCGGCCGAGCACCTCGTCGCGACGTCATCGGCCCCGGTGCTCGTCGTCGACGACGATGGCTGGGTGGCCCATGGCTCCGGTGTGCCCGTGCGCGACCGGATCCCGGTCCCGCAGGAGGGCAGGCTGATCGCCGTCCCCGGGCTGGGGCTGTGCCTGCCGGAGCGGCTGCCGGAGGGATGGTTGGTGCGGCCACCCGCCGCCGCCGCGACCGGGCTCGAAGCCCGGCTGCGCACCGTCGCCGGCAGCGACGTGCTCGACCTCGTGGCCGCCGGCGACGACCGCGGCTGGTCCACGACGCTGACGCCACGGCACGCCCAGATCCTGCGGGTGCTGGCCGGGGTCGGAGCGAGCGGGTGCAGTGCCGCGCAGCTGAGTCGTGCGCTCTTCGAGGACGAGGAGCACAAAGTGACCGTCCGTGCGGAGGTCAGCCGGCTGCGGCGGGTCGTCGGCGGGTTGGTGACGACCGGCCCCTACCGGATCGCCGACGACGTGCACCTCGTCCTCGACCCGTGGGCGGGCCCCCTCACCGGTCGGCGATGA